GTAATAAATTTAGAACTTGTGAATGTTAAAAATTCCTACCAAACTGATCCCGAACAAGAAAAATGCAATGGCGAAATACACAATGAACTGAATAACATTGAGTAGGTACATCAGCAAGGAAGATTTAGATCTGACAAGATCATAGAGTGACGAACAAGCAGTAATAACAAAAGACGTGACCCCAATTGCAATTGAAGCTGGAACAGCCCACTTGAGAGCTGTTTCAAACTCTTGAACGGAAAAttctatcaataaaaaaaaaacacggttATTAAAAAGAACAGTATCAAAcaactttgaattttatacTTATTTCAGAATCGACTGGGACATTCTTTCCAAAATCAATCCCAAACCAAAGGACGgtgaaataaatcaataatgcAACGGAAATTCCAGTAAATATGTTTTCAATTCTGGATGACTTGGCGGGTTTTTGTGAATCAGAGAGATGGCGGTCATCCATCAGCGACATACAAAATGTTATAGTAagtaaattaaagaaattgtaATTTCCACTAGCGATAATAGCGACTTGAAGCAGtatctgtaattaaaaaaacatgatATAAAAGTCAtaactttaaatttttgcaAAGAAATTGTTAGTCTAACCTGGCCATAGCAGCCAATAAGACGCAGTTTGCGCGCAggcatgaaaaacaaaaatggtagCATAATTTCAATGACGTACGTCGCCACTACTGACAGTTTATGAAACCAAATGGGCAATTCGTAGAGGTACCATGCAAATGGTGTTGGAATGCATTGTGATTCAAAATGAAGTGGCAGGGCTGGTAAAACAAAGTATTCAGAAATAGCTTACAGTTAAGGCTTTGCAACTTAAAGCACATTGTCGAAAAGTGAATACCTGATAAACCCCACCATGTGGGACACTTACTAGTAAGTTTCACAACTCCAGAAGCAAACATCAATCGAAACAGTAACCATTTCACAAGCCAAAAACTTATCTGATCTTTGGGTGTTGTGCTTGTTTTCTTTGAATAAATAATGGGAGCTACTATGATAGTGATGAATCCACTCTCTAACAACATTATGTCCCATTGAAAGTACATAAATGTTTGACCCACTTTATAGAGGGAGAGATACAGGATCCATAGTGCTAGGAAGGTGAGTAAGTTGCACACTTTTTGATATACTAGCCTGTATGTAAGAATGTGTGGTATAAAATAAAGATGCCAGTTTAACAAAATGATGTGCTTATAGATTTACCCTAGAAATGATAAGATGATACCAGTCAGAGCCAACAGTTCCATACAATAGGATACAGTCAGACCAAATGCAGGAGCTAGATGCAACAATGTTGGATTCTCCCATAATTTGTCAAACAATGGTCTCTTGTCATGAAAATTTACACGAGCATGAGATGGAAGAACACCATTCGGACCATACAATCCTGGAGACACGTCTTTAGTTCCGAAACAAAATTTCCGTCATGCGTAACAACTTAGGCATACCTCTTATTTGAAGATAGAAAGAGCTAAATGCAGAAACATAAATAGCTGCCATGCATCGCAGATAGAAATTTCTTGTTCTATATATTGAAGAACTCATTGTTATTGAGAATAGTTTGTGGGCCAGTGCATCGAATCACAACTCACAACGTGTAACTTATTGTTATGACATGTAAGATTCGTCTGCTGTAACTGAAagagattttcatttttcgttgccagtttttttttttttttaaataaaacaatttggaaataaAATACTTAAGTACTAGAACTACactagaaaaaaatatcttgaATTTTAAACCAGTAATATTATTTTAGCGAAAAAACCACAAATTGCAAAACCGTTTGACGTTAACGTGATgtcaaaaaaaactaattaagcTACGGCGACGCGGATTGCGAGATAAAAATTTCCTAAAAATTCTAAACAAACTGATAAGCATTGCgaccaattaaaaaaaaatcgcagtTTCCTAAACTGCAACTTAATTCAATACCTAGTCaagatttcaacaacaaaaatgggaATCGTCCAAAACGCCAAAACGTTATGTTATAAAACGTGAGATCGTGGTTTTGTTAATTTATTTACAAGGTACGAGAAAAAGACTGTCAGGATGTAAAATTTTATGGAAACAATCAGCATGTTGGATGAAAAGCGCGAGTTTCCTTTCATATTAAGTATAAGATGGGAGATAGAAGGTTGACGAGGAAGCAGTGGGGACTAGAACAAGAGACGGTCGCAAGAAAGAGTAGGATCATCAAACAGGATCAAACACTTTTTCACGATGTGCAACAATAAGAACAGAAGATGTAAAGCAAGTTGATAgtatagaaaaagaatttataaATAGGACGAATTTAATCATCTTATTCATCCTGGTGAATGTCGGGTGCATAATTTGAGTTGGCGGTTTCATACTCAATAAGCTCCTTGTAGATAAGATCTTTCCACTGATCCACTGTGTGCTCACGATCTTCTACCGAGTGATCGTACGGACCAGGGGCGGgctaaatagattttttttatattagccAATTAATTGCATTATAAGTCTCCAAAGTAAATTGTATCATAGAGAACTCTGACTTACTGCATTGACTTCGCCATCTTCGTACCAAACACTAATGTACGGATGCAGTAAGGCTTCATCGACCGAAATGCGCTTCTCGGGGTCGACTACAAGCATCTTACGGAGCAGATCGCGTGCTTGGCTAGCTTAAAACGTCAAGGGTGCAAAGATTCAGTTAATCTGAACGAAAAATGGTTTGCCCGCAAATAATTACCTTTGATTCTACACTGTTCTGATGATTCAGAAGGAAAAAGTCCATCCGGGAAAAGCTTATCAAAGTCGCAGCCCGGATATTTGGGCCTGTTTTCGACGTAGTTGCGGACAGAAGGCTGTAAGCGCTTCATAAATTCTGCATTCGGAGTTCCTAGTATTTCTgagaaatggaaacaaattatTGCGGCTTGCTCGGTGTTgatgaattaaaaacaaaggTACCGATAATCTTGTTCCACTGATCGATATGATCAGTGCCGGGAAAAAGATAACTACCACGGATCATTTCACCCATGATGCAGCCAACAGACCACaagtcaacattttctttgtaGCTCATACTAAGAATtacctaaaaacaaagaacaGACAGAAAGAAACTTGAAAATAAAGGTTGCCAAAATCGGTGCGGTTCTTTACTTCTGGTGCGCGATAATATCGGGTAACGACATAAGGGGTCATCATAAAATTCGTTCCCGCCGTTCTTGCCAATCCGAAGTCGAGAATTTTCAATGAGCAGTCTGATTTCACGACGATATTGCTGGGCTTCAAATCCTTGAAAGAATCAAAAGTGTTAAAATTTTCTTCAACAAATGGCGAATAAGAAGATACAAATCATTACTCGGTGAATAATTCCAGCAAGATGAAGATGTTTGATTCCGCAAAGCATCTGATAAAGCAGGTACGACATTCTTTCGTGATCCAAATCCATTTGAATAACCTGTTAAGAAGTAAAGCATATTAGCTGACGCTCTAAcacagaaattaaaataaaaagaaacctgGCAAAGACTGGCATCCATAAACTCCATTATCAAATAGACATCAGAAAACTCGCTTAATGACGTTTGCGGCGTGAAAGCGTTGAGCAAACCTATAacctggaaataaaaaaattacagcatAAAgtgaaatctctttttttagaaactgaaaaaaatatcaaacataCATTTTTGTGGTTAACCATTTTCATTAGTTTTATTTCACGATAGGCTCTCTTAGCGTGAGTGTCATTTTGAAATGGTCTGCTCAACTTCTTGATGGCAACTTGCTGTCCTGTATCTGTGTCTAAGGCGG
This sequence is a window from Daphnia pulicaria isolate SC F1-1A chromosome 7, SC_F0-13Bv2, whole genome shotgun sequence. Protein-coding genes within it:
- the LOC124349803 gene encoding stress-activated protein kinase JNK-like, coding for MASRLTNQFYTEEFGATKFTIPRRYQSLKAIGSGAQGIVCAALDTDTGQQVAIKKLSRPFQNDTHAKRAYREIKLMKMVNHKNVIGLLNAFTPQTSLSEFSDVYLIMEFMDASLCQVIQMDLDHERMSYLLYQMLCGIKHLHLAGIIHRDLKPSNIVVKSDCSLKILDFGLARTAGTNFMMTPYVVTRYYRAPEVILSMSYKENVDLWSVGCIMGEMIRGSYLFPGTDHIDQWNKIIEILGTPNAEFMKRLQPSVRNYVENRPKYPGCDFDKLFPDGLFPSESSEQCRIKASQARDLLRKMLVVDPEKRISVDEALLHPYISVWYEDGEVNAPAPGPYDHSVEDREHTVDQWKDLIYKELIEYETANSNYAPDIHQDE
- the LOC124349535 gene encoding lipase maturation factor 2-like gives rise to the protein MSSSIYRTRNFYLRCMAAIYVSAFSSFYLQIRGLYGPNGVLPSHARVNFHDKRPLFDKLWENPTLLHLAPAFGLTVSYCMELLALTGIILSFLGLVYQKVCNLLTFLALWILYLSLYKVGQTFMYFQWDIMLLESGFITIIVAPIIYSKKTSTTPKDQISFWLVKWLLFRLMFASGVVKLTSKCPTWWGLSALPLHFESQCIPTPFAWYLYELPIWFHKLSVVATYVIEIMLPFLFFMPARKLRLIGCYGQILLQVAIIASGNYNFFNLLTITFCMSLMDDRHLSDSQKPAKSSRIENIFTGISVALLIYFTVLWFGIDFGKNVPVDSEIKFSVQEFETALKWAVPASIAIGVTSFVITACSSLYDLVRSKSSLLMYLLNVIQFIVYFAIAFFLFGISLVPYSTLDRTTQASLPTFFSRWHTQSNQFHLTSSYGLFRSMTGVDGRPEVILEGATHLEGPYTEIPFKYKPGQIERACQFVAPHQPRLDWQMWFAALGTYHQNPWLVSLVYRILTNQTEVIHLLDSNIYNEFEEDWPPKYIKGSLYSYKYTFTPDHSVKGNWWKRTRVSDYLPTFSANHEPLIKYLENLKIIGTPEIPLTNNLLASFLDKIWEICSSTEPHIFIWGLLLSAFVVTRLS